The following is a genomic window from Rana temporaria chromosome 7, aRanTem1.1, whole genome shotgun sequence.
AGACGTCgctcttcacatcagaggttccccatcacatcagagtccccctaccacatcacagttccccatcaaatcagagttcccctttacttcAGAATCACTCTTCtggacagagcccccccccccatcaactcaTGACACTGATCCATGGCCAATTGGGTCCCCAGCTCACAACACCCCGGGGGAACTCAGACAGCACTCTGGTTCAGAGACTCTACTGTAGGTACTCAATGGGCAGTTACAATACGATCATTTTTACTTTAGGATTCTTATTCACTAAGGTTCCCGGCCTCGGGGGTATTTCAGGGCAATGATTGTAACACTCCAGTTGGGCTTTTGCAGGGTTTTCCGGTGTTCTTGGGGCTTCGGAACTCTTTCTGGGTGCAAAGAAACTCCATTGGTGTGGTTCAGTTCCCGGTTCTGCCCATTCTGAAGGGCGCTCGTCACCATCTTTGCCCGTCTGGGAACCCTTCAAGGTGGGCAAAGTCATCACAACTTTGGTAGGCTTTGGCAGGTCTTGGTGCCAATATATAAAAGATGGCACCAAGGCTGGGATAAGGTCCTTTAGCGCCCAAGGCAAAAAGGGGCAAAGTGCTCCCCCCTCAGGATCTGTTAATTACTACAGCAGGATAGGTTGTAGCTCTTTCCTGCTGAAGCACCCAACTGAATTGTCCTTTCTACTAACAGGTCCTCTTTGAAGATGCCTTCGGAGAGCCGGAAGGGTCGCACAGTATCCCGGGCGTCTGGGGGATGTCCTACAAGACGTTCAACGGGGTGAAGAACTGCTGTTACATCGTGCTGTCCGTGCTGTGCGGTTGCCCGCTGGCCTTCTGCTGGGCGTTGGAGTTCGCCTGCGTCCAGTGCTGCCACATCTGGTGCGTCGGGCCCTGCATACGCATGTGGAACATGAACTTCGCCTGTATGAAGCTGTTCTGGGCCTCCTGCGTCCACTGTCTGTGCGACCCGTGCCACAAGTCCCTCGGCCTTTGCCTCAGTTTAATCAAGGTCCACAAAACGGAAGGATAAAACGGACTGATGACCCCACCGACACCCATCTCCGAAACCCGGGGCCAAACCCGCGCCACCAACGTCCAACCTGACCCTCCAAGTCACTGTGGCCCGTCACCGCCTACGGCAATACCGAGCCGCGGCTGTCATTGATTCTCTATATGCTCTATATGAATAAAGAGTTTTCCACCTCAATTCCATGTGTGATGAATGTGTCCATAGAAAGCAGGGAGGTGCGGTGAGGTGAGCGGCTGGTGCGGTGAGGTGAGCGGCTGGTGAGGCCCCCGgatagagccagatacacacaggttacatacatccgcgatcattagagcgagatcaataattctagcactagacctcctctgcaactctaaacACTTAACCTGGGAGGagagcctccactgcagcatttttattggacagcttggacCAATGGTGCTTTgccattggtccaagactccaagcaGTCCATtaagctcagtgcctctgacaagaagtgaggagaggcgccgtgagctcatcctctcagtctgctgcaaacagagtgtgtcagcttggatttaaactggccgctctgtatgcagcttttgacaggctgcgcaaggaggccggtatctccggaaccatagggCGTAGGAGGAGCCCCACATTTTGAACAGTGGTGGGGTAGCTACCCATACCCCAAAATTTGGGGTCTCTTTGACCCCAGGTTGCTGAGCTTCGATCCTCgaagctccaatttttttttaatcttcatgGCAGGTGAGGCTCTGCCTCACGTGCCTCCCCCGACTTCACGTCCCTGATAGAAAGGCTGCCGGGGGTTCATATAACACAACATAGATTCTTAGATTTAGTATCAGACATATTTTTTCATGTTTGGTGCATGCAAGTTTTTATTGTGTCAGTGTAATCCTTCCAGGTATTTATTACTTCTAATACAGACCACGGGGTTCCCCCTGATGAAGCcttcatctgcttttctctccagaAGAACAGCACtgtctttgttcaggcatcacccagggtcaccatctacttcctggacCGAGAAGAAAAGTATGAGACAGATCAGCCCTCTATTACAGCTTCTCATAttgtgacttgctacaaagttacaatgtacaatctgatcactggggggagtGGAGACTGATGaaataaggaacattcttcccactgatcaccaatgtaaggaacattcttcccactgatcaccaatgtaaggaacattcttcccactgatcaccaatgtaagggacattcttcccactgatcaccaatgtaaggaacattcttctcactgatcaccaatgtaaggaacattcttctcactgatcaccaatgtaagggacattcttcccactgatcaccaatgtaagggacattcttctcactgatcaccaatgtaagggacattcttcccactgatcaccaatgtaaggaacattcttcccactgatcaccaatgtaagggacattcttctcactgatcaccaatgtaagggacattcttcccactgatcaccaatgtaaggaaccttcttctcactgatcaccaatgtaaggaacattcttcccactgatcaccaatgtaagggacattcttcccactgatcaccaatgtaaggaacattcttcccactgatcaccaatgtaagggacattcttcccactgatcaccaatgtaagggacattcttctcactgatcaccaatgtaagggacattcttctcactgatcaccaatgtaaggaacattcttctcactgatcaccaatgtaagggacattcttctcactgatcaccaatgtaaggaacattcttctcactgatcaccaatgtaaggaacattcttcccactgatcaccaatgtaaggaacattcttcccactgatcaccaatgtaagggacattcttcccactgatcaccaatgtaaggaacattcttctcactgatcaccaatgtaaggaaccttcttcccactgatcaccaatgtaagggacattcttcccactgatcaccaatgtaagggacattcttcccactgatcaccaatgtaaggaacattcttcccactgatcaccaatgtaagggacattcttcccactgatccccaatgtaagggacattcttcccactgatcaccaatgtaagggacattcttctcactgatcaccaatgtaagggacattcttctcactgatcaccaatgtaagggacattcttctcactgatcaccaatgtaaggaacattcttctcactgatcaccaatgtaaggaacattcttcccactgatcaccaatgtaagggaccttcttctcactgatcaccaatgtaagggacattcttctcactgatcaccaatgtaagggacattcttctcactgatcaccaatgtaagggacattcttcccactgatcaccaatgtaaggaacattcttc
Proteins encoded in this region:
- the LOC120944790 gene encoding caveolin-3-like, whose protein sequence is MAEPKSISSEPMPLDMDNRDPNNMNEHVRVLFEDAFGEPEGSHSIPGVWGMSYKTFNGVKNCCYIVLSVLCGCPLAFCWALEFACVQCCHIWCVGPCIRMWNMNFACMKLFWASCVHCLCDPCHKSLGLCLSLIKVHKTEG